The following nucleotide sequence is from Aphelocoma coerulescens isolate FSJ_1873_10779 chromosome 9, UR_Acoe_1.0, whole genome shotgun sequence.
AAAGCACAATTTTGAGCCACGTTTTACACTTGGTAGTGTGAACAGCCCTTCCTAATTAAATAGAGAAGATATTAATGCTTTTACTGGTACCTTCTTCCCCTGTTCAATGTATGCTCAAATAGAGCCTGTACCATGCTGACCCAGTTATGGTCCAACATTCCCAGGGATGACTGAAGCCATTTAGTGGTGATGGCTACAGAGATCTCTTTAGGGACTTTCCCCTGGAACGACCATGGCTACTGGGTGGCTTCACTGTCAGCCACCCTTGACAGCTCTGTTTTAGATGCAGGGATTTCTGTATCCtaattattaaatttttttctttcagattccCCAGTAGAAAAACTTCAGCCTTTAGTCAGGGTTCATCAGCCAAAGTTGTGGAGCTGACCTTGCCTATGCCCACtcctgaggaagcagcagctcttggctcACAGGCacccagcagaggcagcaccTCCAGGATTTCGAAACGCAAGAAGTCTTAAGTCATTTTTTGAAGGCCACACTAGTTGAGATTTCTTAATTTTTGCAACTAACCTGTATCCATGGAATTACCTGGAAAATTTGCAGCTGAAGTACAATTGTCATTGTGTGGTTCTGCCACCCACCTTTGCAGGTCTCCCTGTAAACTGTGTAACCTTTTCTTCAGCAATGCAACCGCTGCCTCCCAGCGCTTATAAAGTAAATCCCCACCAAAGCTCAAACCAAGGGTTCACACTTGAGCTTACCTAGGCAATAAACACTGTTGTAAAACTTGCTCTTCTACttcaggttgggtttttttacattaCTCTTAGAGAACATGCAATACACTTGCCTTCACAGACAGGGCAGGATTCCGTGGAGTAGACAGCACATGTAACAGTGCACCAGGATGAAACATCCCAGCAAAATTCACAAAAACTCAGacacaaaaaaataagaaaaattaagaaaatttaaTGACCAAATGGGCTATATACATTGATGGCACATGACTTCATTCAGTTATCCCTTTTCTATAGCTGGAAGTTAAGTCTGATAGAAAAATATCAACAGTCAATTGTACCCCAGGGACAAGAAAAACCAAGCCCATCTGTTGTTAAAGTGCATATTTGATGTGAGCACAGCTAAACTACACCCAGAGGTATCACGGGATTTCAGCCCATCAGACAGAATATTGTACAGGAACACCTCAAATTAAGAGCACAGGAAACTTGTATCTTAAATAATAACTGATATTTTATGTAAGATATTCTTCCATCTCTTTCCACCACATGATCTTTTAGAATTCTTTCACATTCTGAATACAGAAaaaattctgcctttctctCACTCTTTGTGTGTATTTCCTCACTTGATACTAAGTTAAAAGTTCACATAACTACACTCATCCAAGTAGTGTATTCTCAGGTACTTCACTGTTTCTTCTGCTTACTTCCTTTTTCCCTCTCAAACTCAGCTATCTGATTGAATATGTTAACTAAGTTCTGAGGCAGGTTTCTTTTAACACCACTTTCTGCTTGTTCTGTACCATTTAAAGACATTTCTTCATCTGGTTCCTTTGTTTTATCAGTCTCTTCATAAGTTCTTTTTCTATTCTTAGACTCACTTTCATTTTTATGGTGCCTGTCACTATCATAACCTTTGTCACCTTCATGTGAGCAGCTGCTAGAATATGACCTGTACTTCCCCCCTGACCTGCCAGAATAGTCAGACCCAGGGGACATGTAATACCTGTCTTGTCCTGAGCCATGTCTCTTAAACTGCTCTCTTCTCCACTCTCCATCCCTTTCAAATCTCCTGTAATAATGCATCCTGGGTTTATAATCTGACTTATGATATGAACCTGAAGAACCCCTCCAACTGGAGAAAAATCTCTCTGGTTtaccatatttttcaaatttgcTATGACTTGGCTGATTTCTGGAGCTACTGTAATAATCTCTTGAATCTTCAGACCTACCTCCAAAAGTGTCTTCATCATCCCCTGAAGTCCTCGAAAAAGAACAGGGTCTGTCTTTCTCTTTTACCTCCATTTTTGGGCTCGCTACGCTGTCCTGCCtttccagcagcttttccaCTTCAAAACTTTGGTTAAGAAAGGAAGCAGAGGTATCAGCGGGAGGGGAATACCACTCCTCTTTCCTATTCTGATCTTTATAATGGGAAGAAGCTCTAGATGAGCTTTTTTTGGAGCTGCGAGCAGACTCGGATCTATGCCGACGCTTTTTCCTACGTTTCTTGTgatcagaggaagaggaggaagaagaaactgaTACATTTGATGATGAATCGCTTgatgatgatgaggaggaggaggaggaagaggaggatgaagaagaggaggaggaggaggaggatgtagatactttccttttcttcttcaacctaaaaaaaaaaaattaacctgtGAGATAACCTTCAGTGTCAGgcaaaaactgaaagaaagcaTATCTGCACACCCCAGTTAGGACTATAACGTGGGAACAGAAACTGAGCCTGACCATTTCAAATGTCATTTCTTGATCAAAAAATTAGGATTAAATCCACTGAACATTTTGTAATAGAAGATATCTTTCCCAGTTTCACATGGCATTACACTTTGCAAATATGTCACACTGCAAAGTATTCCTTAACCAATGTCTCTTTCACACACAGCTCCATTAAAGGTTATATGCACTAAAGGACACTGTCCACAAAATCAttctgaaggaaaagcagcttacCCAGGGAGAAGTTCTCCCCAGCTTACAGCTTGTTGAGATGGATTGCTTACAGTCTCATCTGCACTTATTGCCACATAACCAGAACACTGAATAGAACAgttaccttttttcttcttttaagagCTTACGCAATTTTTCTGCGCTTGTTtctattttctttgctttctgtctCTCTTCTTTGGCAGCTTGTTTCTCCCTCATTtccaaagatttcttttttgaacCCAAGCATCATAAAAAAGATTACATTAGTAATGTTAACACAGGTATTTTCCCCCCATTCAACCCCATCCAAATGTATACACCAGGAATGTTTTACCAGGATTCCCAGACCAAAAAGGAATATTGTTCAGGAATTTGGCATTGGCCATTGTGACAGTCAGGTTTAAATTTAAGGACCATATTGCAGTTTtcattccattaaaaaatatatttgaccAGTCATTGCAGTGGTACCCATGATCCCGCACACCAGGAAGCATGGAGCCCAAAAGTTGTAGATAGAATatgcaaaaaatccccaatatTACCAACATgtagaaaaataaggaaaaaaacccccaaacaaccgAAACACAGAGGAGAGTTTGACGGAAAGTGTCATCATTATTGTAGTTTACAAGAAAAACATGGCAGAACCCAGTTGAAGATGAATTCAAGTTGGCCATGTTTGAATACAAACCGTTTTGTAACAATTTCACAGAGCAGTTTGATGCATAGTTTACGTAAGAAATCAAGTTCCAGGGGTTTGGTGGTGATGAGCAGCACCAGACGGCAGGCACAGCAACAACAGTTCCGTTCAGAGGAAAATGCATTGGAGAAAAACACATAATCAGTATTACAGGAAAACACACCACAGAGTTGTTTCAGCCATTCtacacagcagggacagactTATGTACTAAGTTACAGGTAAATGCAGGAGAGCATCTAAGCAGATAAATAATCCTTAAACTACTTAAGTCCATAGGAGATCAGACTTCTGCCACTTACAGCCTTACAGAGCAGCTCTATCCAGATTGAGCAGAAAGTCTGATTATAGTTTTGAAAAGTCAGCATCTGTCTTAACAGCTATAATAAAGGAAACCCTTCACTGCAGCCAAGGCCATGCATAGCAACAAATAACAGCTGTCATGTTCTTTATCTGCTGCATCAATGACTGCAGGAGAATGTCAAAAGAGTAACATTTATCTCCTACTTGCTGAGAATTCTTCATCATTTTAACTGACACCTCTTTCTAAAGCAGCCAAATGCAGGTACTGCTCAAATAACATACACATCTTTATCTCTGGTGTAGTTCAGTTTTATGAAGATTGTCCTATCTCCTCTTCCCCCTTGTTTCCACACATCCTGTCAGCATTATGGCTCCACCAACTGAAGAACTGCTGACTAAGGCCATCTACCCCAGCCTGTGTACATCTTCACATGCAGAAGCACAGAACAACACAAGCCTGTTCCTCAGTGCTCTATTTTACTCTGACTCACTCTGGAAGACAACACAAGCAAAGGAGGTaaataaaggggaaaagatGACAACTCAGATTAGGACAGAGACCCAGCAGGCTCACCTGGGAAACATGCTGCGTGcaagggaagagagaaaaaaaccaccagacagcagaggagaaagctgagataTTCAAACTGTCTGCCCACCCACCCTCCACctcctgctgttttccttcAAATTACCTTTCAATTTCCCTCTCATCTGAGCTCCCGTGCCTCAGCTTTGCCTGGCATTACTCTCTCTTTCTGTAATTACCCCAAGGACCAAGGGTCTGGCCAGACTATGGTAACAGTGTTTATTTGGCTTGTGGAAGTGTTTTACACTTTGAACATTTGTACTCACAGAATGTTTTACGTTAACCTCATTAATAACACTGTGTGATGGGATATTCTTatcctgcttttctctttccctgtctCCACTGTCTGGCATTTCTTTACTATCCCAAAACAGTGGAGTCACCAAGAGGTACCTTTCTTCTGGTAGGTACAGCCATAATGCTCACTAGAAAAGATTTACTGTGGAGTAGGGAAGCAGAGAATAAGACAAACCATCAATTTAACCCCTTCCTGTTCAAAGGATTTAATATGACTTTTGCTGTTCACTTATTGTCACTGAGAGCACCATatgaaaagaaagtaaagaatCACCTGCATGTGCTTATGGAGTTTTGTTAAGGCCtcttctgcttcctgaaaagtcTCATCCAAGCTTAAGGCTTTTTTGTAATAACTTTCAGCATTTAGcagtttctcttcctcttccaacCTAAAATTCAAGTGATAATTCATATACAGTTAGGACACAGATTTTGAcagttttttcttattttagggCTGTCTTATTTGCAAGTATTTCTTCTCAgcactgtgacaccaccactgcacccctctgagaccccctcTATCATCTAAGCTCACCTCACTAACAACACAAAACAGTATTTCTGACCTTATCCTCTCCTAATCCTGACCTGTAACTCTATTCTTTGAAATGTCAATTCCAGTTTCAAAAATACTCTCTCTTCTTAACACAGGGCATAAAAGAAACCTATTCCCTAAATactcaaaattaaaattttgcatTAGAGTGGTTCATCAATATTTCAGCAGAGTAATGGAACATCATTTTGTTACAAAacgtttttaaaaaaacaaacaaacaatcctCAACTTTTTGGAATATATTCAAACAATTCACAGGACTTTATGCAAGCCTGGTATCCTATCAGTGAAAGGGTATCAAGGACTAAAAAGGATATTGAGGATTAAATCTCAAATATTTGGCTAGGCTTTTAACTGGGACAGAGGACAAAGTGTAAAACCAATTACACCAGGAGGGATATTTCCaaggacttcttttttttctttaaacacatAGCCAGGAAGGAAAGATGCCATTCTGTGTCCTCACTAGaatggtatttaaaaaaatactatgaGAAAACTTGTTAACAGCCAACCAAACCCACAACCCCAACACTTACTGCCCGCCTCTTTCCACAAGGGTCTGACACAGGTATTTCCTTGCATTTCTGTGGGTAGGACAATTTTCTAAAGCAATTTCAAAATCCCCTATGGCTTTGTTCAGACTTCCTTTTGTTGCATATCTAGAACAACAAAAAGTTGCACGTGAAACAGTCATGTTTCTTTTTCACAAAGTGGAATAAACAATGAAACAAGCAGACTTACAGAGCTCCACGTGCTACCAAAGCTTCAACATTTTGTGGATCAATTTCCAAAGCCTTGTTGTACTCATTCATGGCTTCTACGTGGCGCCCAACCTTAAAATAATCCACCCCAGCCTTCACactggagaaaaaatatttagaaaatataTGTACAGTTAGTCTATGCAGATTGTTCTGTTACTCACAAATTATGATTCCAAACAAGGGACAGGTAATAAAACCTGACCTTGTTATTGTGTACTTTACACTGGCATTTCAATTAGGTGACCTAATTCCACAAAAATGTATTATCTTTAATCCAAAATCTTAAGGCACTTGCGAGCATTTCTGCAGACAGTGCCACTATACTACATTGTTTTTCATTTATGGAATTATTGTTTAAGCAGTTTTCTGCACAAACTTATGAGTGACCTACCACCATTAACCTTGAACAGGCTTAATTATGTCCAAAGCTAAAAATCCCCATTAGAGCAATGGCACAAGGTGACATGGGCAGATGGTGCACACTGAAACCAGCTCATCTCATACAAACATCCTGAGGTTTTACATTTCATATTACCTGAACATTTCTCACACATTTTCCAAGAGATTAACTTACTAGAAGAGAATTGATGTAAGTTGATTTTCAGAACAGTTCATTAtagacttcttttaaaaattaaaatttaacatTATAAGCAACCTTTTCTGCAATTAATCAATGTTGCAAATACACTGCATAGTGTAAAAGCAACAGCAAATATCCAGGGCTGCCGTTCCATTTAACTTTCCAAAAGACAGCAAGTGCACTTGTTGCATCTACAGTTTGAGGCTTAAATGACTTTACGAGTATGAGGTCATTCAACACTCAattataaaacagaaaattgtGTACTTGGTGTTATCACAAACCTTGCCCTCAACTCTAGAATGGGTCAGGATATTATAAATATTCTAAGAACTTGTCCCTTAAACCTGACACACATTTTGGAACTGGATCTCAGGACTTTGTCTGTCACATTCCCCACTTGGCAGATAGGTTTACTTTCAGTAAGATCCTGGTTACATCGCTACACATGCAGTGGAAAAACTGTTTCAATGGGTGTTTACtttgaagaaataaaacctGTAACCCTATCCAACCTAGGAATAAGCTGTGACAAGAAATATCACATACCATTTCAAGGCCCAAGATGCAGACTGCTTTTTCCTCAAGGCAGGGGCAAAATCTTCTTCACTGAAATTTTTACTTTAaggaataaacaaataaaaacatcaAGCTGGCTGGCTGAGTCTACAAAGTTAAGCTGACAGTATTGAAGTGCAATTGAAATAAGCTGAAATATTATTTGTACATGCCGTACTGCTCTCCTTCAGTCAGGTCTGTTCTTTCATATTTCTGAAACCAGTTtttcccaaaccattctagaaGTGTTGAACTGAACCAGAACAACTGCAGTAGATTTAGCAAAAACTACAAAGTCCACACCTGTTTTGGGCTTAATATAAGTAGGGCCCATAACATCATTGCATGTATTTGACTCCATTTTACAAAAGGGGTCAAACCTATTACTAAAATAAACATTGTgaataaacatctgtcagaAGACATTAAAACCTAAACATCCTGCATTTCAATCCACCGAAGCTGACAAGCTACACAGTACATTCCTTAAGTATCTGATATCAAACGTTGCATTTGGTTAAGGTGTGTTGCTTATTGTCTTGGGGTggctttatgatgtgtatcccatgtcgctgccctatgcccagaaattaactttgtgcctttctatgcctctaaactgagcctgagagggggaaggaaaacactgaGCAAaagtttttcaaagcagtttgcagcttgttcaaggtcacacagagatagcaactttttttttcccagctgtggcaggggagggagggggcacctggcttgctgctttccagtcagcttttggccagttcagcttctttttctccggagagagactgagagttgaactttccttttccttccctggaatttcagattttctcccttttctactggactgcttcaacatcagagcacatggGGAGGAccttccaccgggcacagagggcctggccctgggccaagccccagctccgaggagaccaaagggaggactcaaacacttttcccaggttttttttccacagcgagagattttattatttagcattattttccttttcccgtgtgtttggtaaataaatagttttatctccttcactttccttcgaggaaaatttatttttcctgaacctggtgggggagggatggttgtgccttctctcagaggatatatttctaaatttggccaaaccagaacacttATTCAGAGCAATAGGATTTCAAATGCAAATTCCTTACTCTAGAGTAgtttgcttttaaatatttaaggaCACGTACACTGCAGTCATGCAAGTCAAAACGTAAAAGGTTTAAGTGGTCTAGGATTCCCACTCAGAAGTCTATTTCAATGGATTAGAATAATCTCCACAGAGCTACAGGAGAGGCACAATGTAAAAATCACTTACATTTGAAGACTTCTCAGCAAAGACGGTGGATTTGACTCACTTAGTCCCAGTTTTTCTGCTAAATATTCAACTAATGATGGATTAGCGAATCCTGGCGAACGATGCAAAACCTCTTCAAATGTCTCTCCTGTGTTGGCAACTTCCAGGCTTCGCCTTAAAAACAGCACCAATGTACACAAATGAGACCTCAGGCTCCATACCCTATTTCCATGCATATGTTTAGAACAAAAATGCCTATACAGTATCTGTATTACTGCTCACAAACTGTTCTCTTCTACAGGCACGTATTTTCCTGCTATTTACCTACCCTTACGTCCTTTACCCCAAATGAGCTTCTGAAACCTATGTGGGCACCCACCTTGGTATCTCCAGGACATACAAAAACATTACAAATATTACAGAGATAGCTGTGTCCCCATCTTCTAAGgggaattttaaaatgttaagaaTTCCTATTCCAGTCTCccaaggttttgggttttttaaatttgtttattAACACAGTCCAAAAGCAACAGGTATCTCactctgccttttcctttccttataGTTTTGGAAAGAAGCTAAAAAGCCAACCACACCTACATATCCAGACACAAGAATGctaaagaaaggaagaacaagGAGGATGTGATCATCCCATTAAATCAGAAACCCCACTGAGGAGTTTAAGGGACAGCCAGCCTGTCACAGATGCTCTTCAGACACCCTGACTGCACCCAGCAAGTGTAGCCAAACAGCACTTCCTTACTTATAATGCAGTGGGAAGTCATCAGAAGTGATCACGCCCAGTTTTGTGCTGGAAAGTTTGGGTGGAAGAGCCGAGCTGTAAAGCGACACTGCAAGCTTCTCGTGGTAACGGTCGACGTCCTTGAGCGCAGCTGCAGAAATAATAAAGGATAGGATAAAATTTCAGAAAGGGCTCAAACCCTAAACAACCAATTCCTGATAACTTCTGCAGCTACTCACCTCGAATAAGGTCTCCAGTTTGATAGTAAGACAGAGGATCTCCATGGTTGCTTTGAGGAGGCACATCCCTCACAGGACACAGGGCCTGCAACAGAACAGAGCAGGAATATTACAAGTGAAGCCAAAAGGCTGGGGTTTTCTTGCTCCCCAAGATCAAgccagaaaatattattttaagctTAATACACATCAGAACTGTGATTCTTAAAATATGGCTTGGTTCAAGTAAAAATTCATGCAACCACAAATTATGAACTTTTCAACCCAATAGTGTGAGTCATAGCAAGATGTGTTCACTAGCTGAGCAAACTATCACAAGCTGCCCACAAAGTCAGATTCTACTCATTATCCCAAAGCTGTTTCACCTTTACACATTCCACTCTGTTAAGAGATGCAAGAGGCAACTAATACACATCAAAAATGAAGTATTGACCAAAAACTGTCTCTTACAGTGATTTCCAAATCTGCAATTTCCCGTATGACACCACTTCCCAGACAAATCAACACCATGAAAAAGCCAAATTCACGGATAGAGGTAATCCTCCCAATCACGATATCGCCACGCTCGATGTCACGGAAGAACaactctctcctctcctccctgggCACCTCCATGAACCTCTCCAGGGGTGGCATGACAGCGTAACACTCTGCAACAAGGGCACAGCCAGTTACAAAAGGTCCAAGCGACATCCTGAGATCACAAAATATTTGACAACAAAACACGCGAAaatatgataattttttttgtgctaACAGGAAGACTACACAAAACCTATAAGAATCAACAGGAAAAAATTTAAGCCTGTTTTTAAAGGTACCGCTAAGTCAAGTGCTGCCCTTACagagtgaccccccccccccccccacctcacACACCCTCATTCTCCTCGATCGTGTCCTCGATCGGCCCGTTGGGTTTCCACGAGTGCGCGAACAGCAGATCCGCCTTCTTGGCGATGAAGCGCTTTATCTCGGTGTCGATGCTCGCCCTCTCTTTCCTGGGGGAAGGAGAACGCGGTGAGTCGCGCCCCGCGGCCCCTCACGGCCCGCCCGGCCGCTGCCCCGGCGCCCCTCACCAGGCGGCCGGCGGGGCCccgcggggcggctccggggcggccccgggcggcggcagcagccCGCGGAAGTCGGGGTTGTCGTGCTGCTCGGCGCGGAGCAGCGACAGCAGCGCGGGGCCGTGGTGGCTCAGCGCCTGTCGGAGCAGCTCCCGATCCATCCCAGCGCCAACGCCGCCGCCTCGCCCGGAACGGGAACCGCCGCTCGGGCAACGGCACAGGGCGGGACCCGGCGGCCGCAGCGCCCCCGGCGGGCGGGAGGACTGCGCTGAGCGACGGCGGCGCTGCCCGCCCTATTCGCGGGCCCGTCTCTAGTTGATAAGCAGAGACTAATTAAAGAGAGCGTAATTAAGACACACAGCGCAAATTACACAGATTTTCCCCGCGGGAATCCTGACCGGCTCGGCAGCGGCGGCCCGTGCCCGCGGCAGTGCTGCCGGGAGAGGGCGCTGCGTCCCCGCAGGCCCCAGCCCGGAGCGCACAGCGCGGGGGCCGAACCGGCGGTGTCACGGGCCCGGTAGCGCCGCCTCAGCCGGGCTCGCTCGAGGAGGCGCAGCCGCggcgccgccgcgttctccggGCGCTGCCTGGAGCTTGTCCGCTTCCAAGGGAGTGACCCTAGAACAGCACGGGCGGCTCTCGGTCGGGGCTCGGCCAGCGCTGCTGTGTCGGCACCGAGTTACGGCAGTCGAGTGCAAagaagggcaacggagctggggagggggctggacGCAAGTCCagtgaggagcggctgagggagctggggggctcagcctggggaaaacgaggctcagggggaacctTATCgctctctgcagctccctgacaggagagTGCAGCCGGgtggggtcaggctctgctcccagggagccaGCGACAGGACCAGAGGAGACGGCCTCGAGCTGCTCTGCGGGAGGTTTAGGTTGCACatttggaagaatttcttcagagaaagggtgattagacattggaatgggctgtccagggaggtggtggagccgccgttcctggaggtgtttaccGAAAGATTGGATGTGCCGCTTGGTTCCATGCTCTaattgacaaggtggtgttggtCACGGCTTGGACTCGATAATCTCAGAAATCTTTTCCAACCCAGTTGGttccgtgattctgtgaataAAGGAGAATGCGTGAGCCAGCAGAGCGgtgcggggctggggctcagctccGCAGCGTTCCTAATCCCGATTCCTTGTCCCTAGGATAGGCTCCCCTCGGCACTTCCCACAGGTGACACAGTGTGACACAGTGTGCGGGCAGAGATGTCCTGGCCTTACTGAAACAGGGAATACAGGCGATTCCCTCGCGAGAAGGCGATGGGCTGAGGCCACAGCCAAGCTGCTGCTACAGGCCTGGCGCCGGGCTCGGCCACCCTGCTCCCCAGAGCTAACTTTAGATGCTAAAAACACACTTCATTCAGGAGGCTCTTCATGCTAATCACCTCTCCAGCTAATGGAGAAAGGTGCTTAAAACCAGCTGGAAATAATCCAAGCCTATTAGAAAGAtcacagtttttcagctcccaAGAATAATTTGTCCCTGGCATCgaatttaataattaattttaaaaggtgGGTGGGGGAGAAAACCCACTGCAAACAGCATAATGTCACTTCTCCCCTCAGTAACatgctgaagaaaaaatagCAATCTGGCTGTCAGCAGATCAGGGACATGGACTCCTCTAGGAAGCAGCGTGACTGAGAGGGCAAGGATCATATCAAAGACTCTGTTCTCAGAAGCTCAGTTCAAAGCCAGTAGGGATATCACTGGTTTAGCAGACTTGGGGAAGACACTGGAAGGGCAAATTTATATTTCAGTTTCATTTCATGTCCCCCTGTTttaatacaaaagaaaataaaggaggCACAACACTTACTATGTACCAAACAGCTGCCAGGATTTTGATTGAAAGTCTGGCTCATCTGTATGAGACCAGGTGTGCTCTTAGATTGCTGGTTACCGGTGGGAAAACACTGTTAACACCAGATGGAAATTTCTAGACATTAAGACTAATTAGACACAGGTTGACATGGGAAGGTTAATGCACCTGCACAGATCCAGTGCAGACAGGAGCCTTTCCTGGGTGAATCGTGTGGCAAGTGCAGTGTCCCAAGCTGTGTGGCACAACTGCATACAGAGGCAGTTTTATTTGAGGGAATGGTATTTTGAGTAAGAGTTAATTGGTGTTGCTTAGCAAATGCAAGAgctagcaataaaaaaaaaattaataaaaaaaatagtttgaagCATAAACTCTGCTTGAGTAAGCATTTCTCCAGTCTCATGTGCAGATACACCCACACAGTGTACAAGAAATTAGACATTATGAATAAAGACTCAGTGTGTTACAACTTCCTATGTTACAACTTCTGGACTGAAAACACCAGCAAAAATCACTGTCAAAGCAGAAACACCTATGGCAACAGATTCTTCTTATagacattttcttctttgtacaGAATCAATTGCATTTTAGGAAATTCAGTAATTTATAACACATTAATACACAGAAGGTAGATTACTTGTCCCTGAACATCAGCGCTAACTTCATATATAAAGTGATCCATTCTTAAACCGGGCCCAACACATTCTGAAATTATCTGAAGCAAACTAAGTTACCCCAAAGAATTCCATCCTCAGAAATAGCTTTACCAGAGCAGAGTATGTAAGCATGAACTTGTAATTTTTGTTCCTATTTTTCAGGTTATAGTAATGAACTAAGAAGCAATGTAAGACTGTGACATATTGTACATTGTTCCACCTCACCCAGGGCACAAACAAGCTTTTGCATCCTTTTCTCTCCCAGGTTACTTCCTGGAT
It contains:
- the TTC14 gene encoding tetratricopeptide repeat protein 14; the protein is MDRELLRQALSHHGPALLSLLRAEQHDNPDFRGLLPPPGAAPEPPRGAPPAAWKERASIDTEIKRFIAKKADLLFAHSWKPNGPIEDTIEENEECYAVMPPLERFMEVPREERRELFFRDIERGDIVIGRITSIREFGFFMVLICLGSGVIREIADLEITALCPVRDVPPQSNHGDPLSYYQTGDLIRAALKDVDRYHEKLAVSLYSSALPPKLSSTKLGVITSDDFPLHYKRSLEVANTGETFEEVLHRSPGFANPSLVEYLAEKLGLSESNPPSLLRSLQIKNFSEEDFAPALRKKQSASWALKCVKAGVDYFKVGRHVEAMNEYNKALEIDPQNVEALVARGALYATKGSLNKAIGDFEIALENCPTHRNARKYLCQTLVERGGQLEEEEKLLNAESYYKKALSLDETFQEAEEALTKLHKHMQKSLEMREKQAAKEERQKAKKIETSAEKLRKLLKEEKRLKKKRKVSTSSSSSSSSSSSSSSSSSSSSSSDSSSNVSVSSSSSSSDHKKRRKKRRHRSESARSSKKSSSRASSHYKDQNRKEEWYSPPADTSASFLNQSFEVEKLLERQDSVASPKMEVKEKDRPCSFSRTSGDDEDTFGGRSEDSRDYYSSSRNQPSHSKFEKYGKPERFFSSWRGSSGSYHKSDYKPRMHYYRRFERDGEWRREQFKRHGSGQDRYYMSPGSDYSGRSGGKYRSYSSSCSHEGDKGYDSDRHHKNESESKNRKRTYEETDKTKEPDEEMSLNGTEQAESGVKRNLPQNLVNIFNQIAEFEREKGSKQKKQ